The genomic DNA AGCAGCAAACCGATGAGAACGGTGGGGGCGAGGATCAAAATCATCATGCGCGCGCGCAGGCTGTAGTTGGTCATGGCGTTCCGTTATGGGACAATTAGGATAATTATGTTTATGTGAGAAAAATCTCGGCGATGGCGCAATTCTACTCTGCAAAGCGACGCGTGACGACGCGTCAGATCATAACTGTTGAAGCCACTGACCTCGATCCCTTTGGCCAGGGGGTTGCGCGTCATAATGGTAAGACACTGTTTATAACAGGTTTACTGCCAACAGAACGAGCAGAAATTACGCTGACGGAAGATAAACGCCAGTTTGCACGCGGGCAGGTTAAGCAGCGTCATAACGATAGCCCGGACCGCGTGAAGCCTCGCTGCCCGCATTTTGGCGTCTGCGGTGGCTGCCAGCAACAGCATGTCAGCACAGAATTACAGCAAAAAAGTAAAAGCAGCGCCCTGGCCCGCCTGCTTAAGCACGACGTCAACGAGATCATCGCCGACCAGCCCTGGGGCTATCGTCGTCGCGCGCGTTTGAGCCTGAGCTATCAGCCAAAAACTGAGCGGCTGGAGATGGGGTTTCGCAAAGCCAGCTCCAGCGATATCGTCGATATCAGGCAGTGCCCCATTTTGGTGCCCCATCTTGAGGCATTGCTTCCTGACGTGCACGCCTGCCTCTGCGGACTGGACGGCGTTCGTCACCTCGGGCACGTCGAACTGGTCATGGCCAACAATGGCCCGCTGATGGTGCTGCGCCACACCGCGCCGCTGTCGAAAAAAGATCGCGAAAAACTGGAACGCTTTTCGCATTCCCACGAGCTGGCGCTTTTCCTTG from Enterobacter ludwigii includes the following:
- the rlmD gene encoding 23S rRNA (uracil(1939)-C(5))-methyltransferase RlmD → MAQFYSAKRRVTTRQIITVEATDLDPFGQGVARHNGKTLFITGLLPTERAEITLTEDKRQFARGQVKQRHNDSPDRVKPRCPHFGVCGGCQQQHVSTELQQKSKSSALARLLKHDVNEIIADQPWGYRRRARLSLSYQPKTERLEMGFRKASSSDIVDIRQCPILVPHLEALLPDVHACLCGLDGVRHLGHVELVMANNGPLMVLRHTAPLSKKDREKLERFSHSHELALFLAPQSEILEQLTGEAPWYASNGLRLTFSPRDFIQVNDGVNQQMIEKALMWLDVQKSDRVLDLFCGMGNFTLPLARQAASVVGVEGVEALVAKGQENARQNGLQNVTFFHQNLEEDVTQQPWATQGFDKILLDPARAGAPGVMQHIIKLAPRRVVYVSCNPATLARDSEALIRAGYQIQRLAMLDMFPHTGHLESMVLFEHI